A window of Streptomyces broussonetiae genomic DNA:
GACCCACCCTTCAGGGCACCTTCGGCATGGTGTCCTCCACGCACTGGCTGGCCTCCCAGTCGGCGATGGCGGTCCTGGAGGACGGCGGCAACGCCTTCGACGCCGCCGTGGCCGGGGCGTTCGTGCTGCATGTGGTGGAGCCGCACCTGAACGGACCGGCCGGAGAGGTGCCGATCCTGCTCGCCCCGGCGGGCGGCGACGTGCGCGTGCTGTGCGGACAGGGTGTGGCCCCGGCCGGCGCCACCGTGGCGCACTACCGGGGGCTGGGCCTGGATCTCGTGCCCGGCACAGGGCCGCTCGCCGCCGCCGTGCCCGGCGCCTTCGACGCCTGGCTGCTGCTCCTGCGCGACCACGGCACGAAGAGTCTCGACGACGTCCTGAAGTACGCCGTCGGATACGCCGAACACGGGCACGCGCCCGTGGAGAAGCTCGGCGCGACCGTGGAGACCGTACGGGAGCTGTTCGAGACGGAGTGGACGTCGTCGGCCGAGGTGTATCTGCCGGACGGCAGGGCCCCACGGACCGGTCGGCTCTTCCGCAACCCCGCCCTCGCCGCCACCTGGAGGCGGCTGCTGGCCGAGACCGCCGGCGCGGGCGACCGGGAGGCGCGGATCGACGCCGCGCGCGCGGTGTGGCGCTCCGGCTTCATCGCCGAGGCCCTGCTGCGCCAGTCCCGGCGGCCCACCCTGGACACCAGCGGTGCACGGCACACCGGCACGCTCGCCGAGTCCGACCTCGAGGGCTGGTCGGCGGGTTACGAGCCCCCGGCGTCGTACGACTGGAACGGCTGGACGGTGTGCAAGGCCGGCCCCTGGAGTCAGGGCCCCGTCCTCCTGCAGCAACTCGCCCTGCTTCCCGCTGAGTTGCCTGCCTACGGCTCCGCCGACTACGTCCACCTGCTCGTCGAGAACTGCAAGCTCGCCATGGCCGACCGCGAGGCCTGGTACGGGGACGCCGCCGAGGTGCCGGTGGCCGAGCTGCTCTCGGACGGCTACAACGCGGACCGGCGCGGCCTGGTCGGCGTCAAGGCCGGCCACGAGCTGCGGCCGGGCAGCCCAGGCAAACGCGCTCCCCGGCTGCCCGCGCAGGCGTACGCGCGCGTGGAGACCGGCAGGCGGGGCTTCGACCCGATGGGCGCGGGCGAGCCGACCGTCGCCGAGTTCCCCGGCGAGCCGCACATCGCCGCCGACGGCACCACCCGCGGCGACACCTGCCACCTGGACGTCGTCGACCGCTGGGGCAACATGATCGCGGCCACGCCCAGCGGCGGCTGGCTGCAGTCCAACCCGGTCGTACCCGAGCTGGGCTTCCCGCTCGGCACACGCCTGCAGATGGCCTGGCTGGAGGAGGGGCTGCCCAACTCCCTCACCCCGGGCCGTCGTCCCCGCACCACCCTCACCCCGTCCCTCGCGCTGCGCGAGGGGGTGCCGGTCCTGGCCTTCGGTACGCCCGGCGGGGACCAGCAGGACCAGTGGCAGCTGCACTTCTTCCTGGCCGCCGTGCTGCGTGCCCCCGTCCGCGGCGGCCTCGACCTCCAGGGCGCCATCGACGCACCGAACTGGCACAACGACAGTTTCCCCAGCTCCTTCTATCCTCGCGGCCGGCGCCCCGGCAGCGTGACCGTGGAGTCGCGCATGGACCCCGAGGTCATCGAGGAACTGCGGGGGCGCGGCCACGACGTCACCGTCGGCCCCGCCTGGTCCGAGGGCCGGCTGTGCGCGGTCGCCCGGGATCCGCGGACCGGTGTGCTGTCGGCGGCGGCGAACCCGCGCGGGATGCAGGGCTACGCGGTCGGCCGCTGACGGCGCGCGGTACGGCCCGCCGCGGCCCGGGCGAGGGCCGGGGGCGACCCCCGTTCTTCATCCCGATTCCACCCGCTGTGCACCGGGCGGGCGGGGATTGTCAGTGGGGCGTGTTCTCATGGGGGCATGTTCGAAAAGATGACGGAAACCATCGACGAGTTTCTCACCCGCAGCTCGGCCGACGTGGAAGACGCGCTGCGCACGGCTGCCGCGGCCGAGATCCTGCCCCGCTTCCGCTGCCTCGCCGAGGACGACGTGGACCAGAAGAGCGGGCCGCACGACCTGGTGACGGACGCCGACCGGCTCGCCGAGAAGCGGCTCACCGAGGCGCTCGGCGCCATGTTGCCCGGCTCGGTCGTGGTCGGCGAGGAAGCGGTGCACGCCAACCCGGCCACCTACGGCGCGCTCCAGGGCGACGCACCGGTCTGGATCGTCGACCCGGTCGACGGCACCCGCCAGTTCGTCCACGGCGACGACGGGTTCTGCACCCTGGTCGCGCTCGCCCACCGCGGCGTCGTCATCGCCTCGTGGACCTATGCGGCGGCACGCGGGCAGCTGGCCACCGCGGTCCGCGGCCGGGGCGCCTTCCTCGACGGCGAGCCGCTGTTCGCGGGCCCGCCCGCACCGGGCCGGGACCTCGTCGTCGCCACCTCCCACCCGGACTACACCACCGACGAGCAGAAGCACTCGCTGCGCGTCCTGTGGACCGACGGGATCGCACCGCGCCCGTGCGGCTCGGCGGGCCTGGAGTATCTCGCCGTGGCCAGGGGCGAGTTGGATGCCGTGGCGTTCTCCTGGGAGGCCGCCTGGGATCACGCGGCCGGGCTGCTCCTGGTCGAGGAGGCGGGCGGCACCCACCTCACCCGGGCCGGCGAGCCCTTCCGCGTCACCGGTGGCAACGCCCTGCCGTTCACCGCGGCCCGCGACGCCGCGACCGCGGCCCGGGTGGCCGCGCTGCTGCGCACGGCGCCCTGAATCCGGCGAGCCCCGTCTCCCGGACCTGTTCGCCGGCCCCGGCCGCGCGGCGCCGCCCCGCTTGCCCACCCGGACCGGGGCGGTGTCGGTCCTCCGGCATATCCTGATCCCGAGTGGCCATCGGCTGACGAAGGGGTCCCAAGGTGCCGTCGATGCTCGATGCGGTCGTGGTGGGTGCGGGGCCGAACGGACTGACCGCTGCCGTGGAGCTGGCCCGGCGCGGCTTCTCCGTCGCACTGTTCGAGGCGAAGTCCACCGTCGGCGGTGGTGCCCGCACCGAGGAGCTGACCCTCCCCGGCTTCCGGCACGACCCGTGCTCGGCCGCCCACCCCTTCGGCGTCAACTCCCCGGCGTTCCGCGCCCTGCCCCTCGAGCGCTACGGCCTCCAGTGGCTGAACTCCGAGCTGCCGATGGCGCATCCCTTCCCCGACGGCAGTGCGGCCGTGCTGTCCCGGTCGGTGGCCGAGACGGCCGCGTCCCTGGGCCCGCGTGACGCGGGTGCGTACCGCCGGCTGGTCGAGCCGTTCCTCGCCCGCTGGGACACCCTTCTGCGGGACTTCATGTCCCTGCCGCTGACCGCGCTGCCGCGCGACCCCGTGACCCTCGCCCGGTTCGGCCTGGCCGGGCTGCCCCCGTCCACATGGCTGATGCGCCGCTTCAAGGACGAGCGGGCCAAGGCCCTCTTCTCGGGGCTGGTCGCGCATGTGATGTCACCGCTCGACGGCCCGGCCACCGGAGCCGTCGGCCTGGTCTTCGCACTGGCCGCGCACGCCCGCGGCTGGCCGGTGCCGCGCGGCGGCTCCCAGGCGATCTCCGACGCGCTCGCCGCGTATCTCGGCGACCTCGGCGGCGCGGTGCACACCGACTACGAGGTCAAGCGCCTGGACGAGCTGCCGCCCGCGCGCGCGTACGTCTTCGACACCTCGCCCACCGCGCTCGCCCGCATCGCCGGTTTCGGCGATTACTACGCGCACTTCCGCTACGGACCCGGCGTGTTCAAGATCGACTATGCCCTGGACGGCCCGGTGCCCTGGACCGCGCCCGAGGCCCGCCTCGCCACCACCGTCCACATCGGCGCGAGCCAGGCCGAGATCGGCACCGCCCTGCGCGCCGTCTCCCGTGAGAACCGCGCTCCGGACCACCCGTTCATGATCACCGTGCAGCCGAGCGTCGTCGACG
This region includes:
- a CDS encoding gamma-glutamyltransferase family protein, giving the protein MQFTTRPTLQGTFGMVSSTHWLASQSAMAVLEDGGNAFDAAVAGAFVLHVVEPHLNGPAGEVPILLAPAGGDVRVLCGQGVAPAGATVAHYRGLGLDLVPGTGPLAAAVPGAFDAWLLLLRDHGTKSLDDVLKYAVGYAEHGHAPVEKLGATVETVRELFETEWTSSAEVYLPDGRAPRTGRLFRNPALAATWRRLLAETAGAGDREARIDAARAVWRSGFIAEALLRQSRRPTLDTSGARHTGTLAESDLEGWSAGYEPPASYDWNGWTVCKAGPWSQGPVLLQQLALLPAELPAYGSADYVHLLVENCKLAMADREAWYGDAAEVPVAELLSDGYNADRRGLVGVKAGHELRPGSPGKRAPRLPAQAYARVETGRRGFDPMGAGEPTVAEFPGEPHIAADGTTRGDTCHLDVVDRWGNMIAATPSGGWLQSNPVVPELGFPLGTRLQMAWLEEGLPNSLTPGRRPRTTLTPSLALREGVPVLAFGTPGGDQQDQWQLHFFLAAVLRAPVRGGLDLQGAIDAPNWHNDSFPSSFYPRGRRPGSVTVESRMDPEVIEELRGRGHDVTVGPAWSEGRLCAVARDPRTGVLSAAANPRGMQGYAVGR
- a CDS encoding inositol monophosphatase family protein, whose protein sequence is MTETIDEFLTRSSADVEDALRTAAAAEILPRFRCLAEDDVDQKSGPHDLVTDADRLAEKRLTEALGAMLPGSVVVGEEAVHANPATYGALQGDAPVWIVDPVDGTRQFVHGDDGFCTLVALAHRGVVIASWTYAAARGQLATAVRGRGAFLDGEPLFAGPPAPGRDLVVATSHPDYTTDEQKHSLRVLWTDGIAPRPCGSAGLEYLAVARGELDAVAFSWEAAWDHAAGLLLVEEAGGTHLTRAGEPFRVTGGNALPFTAARDAATAARVAALLRTAP
- a CDS encoding phytoene desaturase family protein, with amino-acid sequence MPSMLDAVVVGAGPNGLTAAVELARRGFSVALFEAKSTVGGGARTEELTLPGFRHDPCSAAHPFGVNSPAFRALPLERYGLQWLNSELPMAHPFPDGSAAVLSRSVAETAASLGPRDAGAYRRLVEPFLARWDTLLRDFMSLPLTALPRDPVTLARFGLAGLPPSTWLMRRFKDERAKALFSGLVAHVMSPLDGPATGAVGLVFALAAHARGWPVPRGGSQAISDALAAYLGDLGGAVHTDYEVKRLDELPPARAYVFDTSPTALARIAGFGDYYAHFRYGPGVFKIDYALDGPVPWTAPEARLATTVHIGASQAEIGTALRAVSRENRAPDHPFMITVQPSVVDATRAPEGKQVFWAYGHVPHGWSGDLTDALERQLERVAPGFRDRVLARATAGPAELAAHNANYVGGDIACGAASGLQLLLRPRLSMFPYHTPHPAVFICSSATPPGPGVHGMSGHNAAKAVWRRLRRT